CAGAGTTATACTTTTCAATGAGAAATAGGAGAacctggctcctttgtcaaatTCTGGAAACCCTTAAGTATGGGAGTGGGGACAACCTATATCATTTAATCACTTGATCTTTAGTTGTAGTGGTGAGTCTCTTAATTTACTGTCTGAAACCTCTACTCACCTTATAGGGCCCATTGgcttaagatttcttttctttcagtggaAACTTACCAAGCTGTCATCTTCACCTACCTTATTTAGTTACACTGTAGACTTACCTCTGCATTACCTTGCTGAGGGCCACCTTTCATCTCTTAGGGCATCCAGCTTCACTAGTAGCAGCTGTAGTTTACAGTAAAGCTTCTTAGCTGGTTGACTTCCCAAGTAATTTATGCTCCAAGAACCCGTAGAGTTTCCTATCCTTTCCTTTCCCTGTCCCAACACACTCTATTATAAAACAAAACGATGAAGAAAAACCTGTTGCTTGTTGTTAAGCAGCAAGATGTTATCTAGGAATCACCTGTGTCAGCATCAGACCGGGCTATATTTTTTTAGAGTGGGGCCAAGGATGCTTCTATTTTTTCCACAAGTTCTCCAGGTCTCTCTGACGCACAACAGAAATTGGGATCTACTGGTATAGGggagagcacgggctctggagtCAGCCAGGTCTTGAGTAGGTTACTTAATCAGCCTGAGCTGCTATGTTTCCACTTGtaaataagcattttaatatttgtattacaTGAATTctgaaataatgtatttaaagcaTCTAGGGCAGTTCTTTACTAGTGTTCTGTGCATGTGATTGTGGAAATGAATAGTTGCTGTTGATTGCTGATATGTGGTGCCCAGGTAGATTGAATTAGAAGAGCTAGTTTTAAAGTATCTTGTGTGATTTCAGGCTACATGAAGCTTTTGATTTACAGAAACTGACATGGCTTAGTAAGAATGAGTCCAAGTGCTCAAAGTAGTTTTCACTATTTTTGTTATTGCATACTTTCTGAGCCAGTAGCTTCCGAATATTATGCTTCTAATGCTTAAGAATTTTTTCTATTAAggtaattttaaggaaaaaatggcTACTTTTAATATGTGTTGTATGTGAATAAACAATATATTCAGCAGCTAATTAGTTAaatatgttgtttttgttgcttaataggatgcttttgaagtataaCAATGAAATTGTATgtggtatatcagttcagttcagttgctcagtcgtgtctgactctttgcagtcccatggactgcagcacgccagacatccctgtccatcaccacctcccggagtatacacaaactcatgtccatcgagtcggtgatgccatccaaccatctcatccgctgtcatccccttctcctcctgccttcaatctttcccagcatcagggtcttttcaaatgagtcagctctttgcatcaggtgtgtGGTATATAAACAatatactggagtttcagcttcaacatcagtccttccaatgaacacccaggactaatctcttttagaatggactggttggatctccttacagtccaagggactctcaagagtcttctccaacaccacagttcaaaagcatcaattcttcggtgctcatctttctttacggtccaactctcacatccatacatgactactggaaaagccatagtcttgactagatggacctttgttggcagagtaatgtctctgctttaaaatatgctgtctaggttggtcataactttccttccaaggagcaagcatcttttaatttcatggctgcagtcaccatttgcagtgatttggagccccaaaaaataaagtcagccactgtttccactgtttacccatctatttgccatgaagtgatgggactggatgccatgatcttcgttttctgaatgttgagctttaagccaactttttcactctcctctttcactttcatccagaggctttttagttcttcactttctgccataagggtggtgtcatctgcatatctgaggttattgagatttctcctggcagtcttgattccagcttgtgcttcctccagcccagcatttctcatgacgtactctgcatataagttaaataagccgggtgacaatatacagccttgacgtactccttttcctatttggaaccagtatgttgttccatgtccagttctaactgtttcttcctgacctgcatacaggtttctcaagaggcaggtcaggtggtctggtatgcccatctctttcagaatttcccacagtttattgtgactcacgcagtcaaaggctttggcataatcattaaaacagaaatagatgtttttctggaacattcttgctttttcaatgatccagcagatgttggcaatttgattcctggttcctctggcttttctaaatccaacttgaacatctggaagttcacagttcacatattgctgaagcctgtgaTGTATGTACTATATCGCTGTCCTATGAATCTTTCTGTGGTTGTCTTGTATTAAAAGGAGTATGTTCAGATATAAATATTACTATAGAAAATTGCTATTTTCTGAAACCATCTGTATATAATTATGCTAGTGAATAATAAATAGTACttgattttcttagttttcatgATAAACAATTTAGGACCAATTATAAACAAGTATCAGTAAGGCACTACATAAAAGGATATAACACAGCTTTAGAAGGGACAGAAGAAATACGTCTCACCACCTGATTAGCTGGGGAGTTTAtcattaaatttatcttttttttgtttaccatctgagccaccagggaagccctaaatttatcttttatatatgttccttaaacatttgaaattaaaagatgcttactccgtagaagaaaagttatgaccaacttagcatattaaaaagcagagacattattttgtcaacaaagttccttctagtcaaggctatggtttttccagtagtcatgtatggatgtcagagttggaccataaagaaagctgagtgctaaagaattgatgcttttgaactgtggtgttggagaagactcttgagagtcccttggactgcaaggagatccaaccagtccatcctaaaggagaccagtcctgggtgttcattggaaggactgatattgaagctgaaaacttcaatactttggccacctgatgggaagaactgactcatttgaaaagaccctgatgctgggaaagattggaggcaggaggagaaggggatgacagagggtgagatggttggatggcatcatcgactcaatggacacgagtttgagtaggctccaggagttggtgatggacatggaagcctgtcgtgctgcaatccatggtgtcacagtgagtcagacacgactgaactgaactgaaacatttgaaGCTGATCTATAggaaacatttttgtttctgcttatgctgctcctgctaagtcacttcagtcgtgtctgactctgtgcagccccatagacagcagcccaccaggctccgctgtccctgggattctccaggcaagaacactggaatggattgccatttccttctccagtgcatgaaagtgaaaagtgaaagtgaagtcgctcagtcgtgtctgactcttcgcaaccccatggactaaagcctatcaggctcctccgtccatgggattttccaggccagagtactggagtaggttgccattgtcttctccactgGTAATTATGGTAACTAGCAATGTATAAAActcttcaatttctttatattttataaattaaaattattttatagtgttaggagatacatatacacacacatacatattgatatttctcttcttccttaatCCCATCAGGCTTTTAGTTTATAATTTTGCCCCATGGttttctaaggaaataaaaactatCATATAAGAATTGTCTCATTTTTCCCACAACAAAATTTGCTCAGTTATCTGCTTTTATTCCTAACCTTACCTTCCCTCCTATAATATGGAAGATGTGTTGTTGCTCCCATCTAAGGTTAGCTTCTCCATTCTTACTCTAGATCCCACCCCTTTCTACTATTGTATGTTATCCCTTCCCTTTCTTATACTGAGTTTCTCTCCCTGGACCATTTCCATCAGCAGAATGTGCTCTGGTGTTTTGTGGTGTATTATGGAATTTTTTGACTCTACATCTCTGTCtgcctgttttctcatttttataggaTTCTATTCAAAATTCTGGAAAGAATTGGCTGTAGTGAATCTGTACATTTTTATATCAGATTCTTTCCTCAGCATACTCCATGTGTGCTTCCTTCCCTACAGTTCCTTGAAACTGCTCTTGTTGGAGTCAACAAATTAAGTTGCCAAATCCATTGTTACTTTGCTgttcttattttacttaaaattgacTATTTCCTCAACTTAGgggttttttttaagctttttatttcctcaactttgtttttccttttgtttttttaattaaaagtctttattttgtattggggtataggtgattaacaatgttgtgataggttcaggtgaacagcaagggactcagccatacatacacatgtatccattctcccccagggtttgcctggtggctcagatggtaaagaatctgcctgcaatgcaggagaccagggtttgatcctgggtcaggaagatcccccggaggagggcatggctacccactccagtatttttgccaggaaaatatccatggacaggggagcctggttggctatagtctatagggtctcaaagagtcggacacaaacgAGCAATTAACACTACAACTATTCTctctcaaactcacctccatccaggctgccacataacattgagcagaagtACATGTACTataactgtttttctttaaatacttttgCATTATAGCATCCTTTTCTTGGTTTTCCTCCTACTTCTTTGATGGTCTCTTCTCAGTCTCCTTCATAAactccctttctcctttacatataaattttagaatacttGAGGCTCTTTTCTGGGCTTCCAGTTTTTTGCATCTAGATACTTTGGAGACCTTATTTTACTTACTCAGATGACCCAAATCTATAGCTTTGACATCTCCCAAAAGTTCCTCCTGATGTAACTGGTATCTTAGAAACCttcacttaaaacattttatgGTCATTTCAGACTTTCTTGGTCAAGATAGaatttcttgatttcttcctcaCCCATAGTTTTGAAACTTTCATCTCTgtcttttctgattataaatgGTATTATAATCCAATCAGATTGGATTATAGCTTTTAAATCTATCACATTTTAGTCTAATTTTTTCCCCATCACTGCAACATGGTATATAGTAATTAAGAACTGTTTCCTGGAATCATATTGcttaggttcaaatcccagttctctGTACAGTTTCTGTGGCCCAAGTTAGGTTACTTAACCTTGCTGTGCTTCAGGGTTCTTATTggtaaaattgtaaaattattagaACAATGCTGGGACATAGCAAGTGTGTTGTTTATCAGTCTTGAGTATTAGTATTGCTGATTCCACCATCACCACCTGCCCTCCCATTCTAGCCCAAACCTCCATCATCTCTTAACTGGGACTATTGCATTAGCCTTTTAATTGTTTTCTATATGTATGTGCTAGTCCTCTATTCACCTGCCCTAAATTCCATTCTAACCCATTCTCCTACAGTAGATGGGATGATTTTTCTCGAACATAAATTACATAACATTATTCCCAGGCCAGAAACATCCTCAGGGCTTTGCACTCATTACACTTGCTGAAAACTTCCGACTTCCAGAGCTTTATATCTAGCCCCTGCTGACCTTTCTTAACCTCATCTGTTACCTCACTGCTCTTTCCCCACTGATACAGCTGTATTGCTCATTCTTCTTTGAATGGAGTGAGTTATAGTCTCCTCAGGGTCTTTGTACTGTTTGTTTCATATGCCTAGAGTAAATGTTTCCCTTGTCTTCACCACGTAGATCTTCACTTACATTACCTTTTGGCGAGGCCTATATTGACCACCCAGGCAAAAGAAGCCACtctgacagtctttattttatcaTCCTTATTTTAAATCTCTGCCAAGAGTTTAACATTGTCTAATATTTGTATTTGTCATATCCCTTCTCCACTAGAATGTTAGTTCCAAAACTCTATCCCCACATTAGTTCAGAGTGTATCCCTAGTCCCTAGTCTACTGCCTGGCTTCACAATAAAGTGATTGAGAAACTTCCAAGAATAATACAGttacctttattttttactttatttgccAATTTTCTTAATCTGTAATACAGTGTCCTGAATGGATCCAAGTGCAGGAAAACAAAGCCTTCACTTAGCTTTTTAGGCCTTAAGCTAGAATCAGCTCCTAGTTACCAACTAGGCTCTTCATTGAGTACATATTAATAGTTGGGTTTTCCTAGGATTTGTTGACCACTGAGTTAACTGACCTATCTGAACATAAAAAGTTTTATACAGCTTCCAGTTTGATTTTGCTTCAGTATAACACTCCTTGAAGTCTTGTTTTATACAATTCTTAACTACCAAAATGCTCTTAAATGAACCTGAAAGATTAAGTAGTTTTCATTTattgacatttattttgtttaggCATTGAAAGGTATAAAAAATACGTGATAGAGCTTGTTATCTGTCTAGAAACTTAAGATGATTCATCTCGTTTTTAATAGTTAACCCATGAGTTTGAAGCTAATATATTTAGTTTAATAATCAAAGACTTGTTTTATGTTTCTAGCTTGAGAAATTTCTGTCATTCTAGTAGGTaagaatgaaaggggaaaattaTAACTTAATAGTGATGAAAGTTTATGAGTAGCTCTATGAAATGAGGAAGAGTGATATGAGAGAGTAAATTATAGGACATCCTTCATTCTAAACtggaaaaatttctaaaatagcTTCTTTATTTTCAGCCACAGCATGGACAACACCAACAACACAATATCTTgcagggatttctttttttatattttacagcTAGTCCAAATTTTTCTTTAGTAGTGTTAACATACTCTTTTGTGCCATTCACTATCATTTCAATACTGTTGACACTTTCTCCCTGTTCCTCTACCAAAAGAGATATCTGAATGAAAAGATCCCTTAAATCCTTTATTTGGTTTTCCAGATTAACCAGTTCTTTGTGTCTCTGCTCTATCTCTGAGAGTTGTGCTTTAGTGATACTGATTTCTGTGAGTAAGCTTTCATTAAAAACTTCCCATTTTCCTTGATGAAGCATATCATTTACTTCTTCTTCAGGTAGTTCTTTTCCTGCAACTTCAAGCTGACGGAAAATAAATGTCCTGCACTTCTCTTGTTTTGCTGCTATTGTGTCATTGTATGTAAACATAGTTTGCTGAAAATGGCGGAACATTGCAGCATGCTGAAATTTAAGTATCCTTGTGACCACTGATGATGGACCACTTTCATCCTCTGActttttaacttcttttactAAATCATCCAAACCTCTGTTAATGTGTTCTGCTTggatttttatctcttttgcaATGCTAGACTCTTTCTTAAGTAGACTAAACCTTCTCATTGAAGCCACCAGACTTTTCTGTTGCTGCCCAAATTTTTGAACATTATCTGTCAAATTGTTAATACTCTCCTGTAGTTTCTGTATCTCATGTAGGTGTCTCTCGGCTACAGGCTCTCTTTCATAAATAACAGCTTGCTGCAGAAACACCCCTTGTTCCTCTGCTTCTGTAGTCGGCACGTCCTTGTCTTTAGAGAGCTCAGTTTCCTTTGTTCGTTGCTTCAGTTCTGGAAGTCggtctttcatcttcttttttctcctaaaagcaaaaatgattgtgttgaacaaaggaaaaattgGTGTTTTCCCCCAGTAGGAGTTGGTTTCACATAGCTACATCTATCTCACGGGAAAAATCCTCATGGTTTTCTGAGAAGatggttaaaaataagaaaaattgatAAGAATTTTCTCATAAAGATTACTCAACTAGGAAAAGTAATGTAAAATGTCTTATAAACTACTTTGCGTAATTCAGGGCTTCTGTGAGTCCTATTCAGTTGTGTAAAGTAGCTGAATAAGCAGTGATAGAGAAATAATTGCCCCAAAGTAAGTTCTTCAGTATCATGATACTGCCACAGAATAGTTTTTTCTTGATTTAGGAAGATTTATCTTAGAATGGATGATTTGACCAGGTCTTTTTAGGACTTAAAGGTCACTCTGAATGTGTCCTTATTATTGAAGATACGATTCCCAGTTAATTTGGTCTATGTAATGTTAAAAACATTCTcattttgctgtgctgtgcttagtcactcagtcatgtccaactctttgcgaccccatggactgtagcccatcaggctcctctgtccatagggattctccaagcaggaatactggagtgccatttcctcctccaggggatcttcctgacccagggattgaacccaggtctcccttattgcaggtggattcttactggctgagccaccagggaagcccatatgtgtaATTCAACTAAAACCAGTATAGTGACGGGAGATTCCATATGAAAGCCTTAAGCAATATAGATAATGAtgaatttatcttaaaatttctcaGTCTTCTGGAATTGACTAACACATTATTTGACATAGCTTTGTTTACATAAATTCATAATAAGTGGTGTTTTTTATAGGATATACAAAAATCTTATTTGAGAGACACTGATGATATTGACATTTACTATATCCTGTGTTGGTAGTTATTCAGGGAATCAGTTGGTGTACATAGTTATATATGGcgatatgcatatacatgtataataatATGCATATGTGAATGAAGTGAATAAAAGGAAATCCCatgtaaataaaatactttatttccatAGTTAATCTTGACTTTAGAAAGGCATTCAGAATACCTTTCATGATATTTTTGTGGATAAGAAGTCTTAGGGAGTTACAAGTAGCTCATTGAACCACATGTGATATCAGTATCAACGAGGAGAAAAGGTCTCTAATATTATGCTGTTATACTATCACACTCAGTGTTTGATACATTTATGCAAATAGTTTTTATCAGTTATTTGGATGTCATAGAAGgcattcttttcaaaattgttgATGGTGCAAGATTTAGAGAGCTCTTTAGTATGTTGAAGTACAGAATTgggatttgaaaattaaaatatcatagAACACTatactgaaataaatatatttaactgaATAGGTGTAAAATGTTTCACCTAGTTGTTTAGAAAACACCtttacatctataaaatggaataccCTTGAGTTCATAGCAGGGCCTATGAAAATCACTAGAGATTTAGTTAATTTTGAGCTTTTAATCAAAAGTATCAGAATAATTATTGTGCTTTCATGAGTGATAGTGTTATGTTTAGACCGACTAAGAAAGATATTTGTTTCACTGATTCTGTGCTAGTTAAAGCAGATAGGAAAGGGACTATGTTAAGTATGAGATGAAAATTCATAAATGGGGTATTTTCAAACTGTCATGGAAAGGATGATATTGGAAGGCTGTAGTATATGGAGAGttgttgaaagaaaaagagatatttattctgaaaaaaagaagGTGTAGGGAATATCTGCaactgttttctaaaatgtgtAGGTCTGTATATATAAGAGGGATTAGACTTTATTAGGCTTTACTTGGCATAACTCCAAAAAGCAGCAGGTGGAAATTACATGGAGTGAGGTTTGATTTAGTATAAAGAAGGCTTTTCACATAAGTAGAGCTCTCTGAACATGGAATGAACTGCTTCATGACATAAAAACCTTGCCATCTCTAGAGATGTTCAAGATATTATTGAATGATGATTCAATCAAGGATATTGTAGAAATGATACCTTTATTACATAAAAAGTTAAACTAATATTCCTTTGCTTTTAAGAAATTGACATTCTGTCAGATAATTTTTGAAGCTTACTTTATGCAGAGTTTTAAATGCTGTATTGTATGTTCAATAATACCTATCCTTGAGTAATTACTCTCTGAAAGAGGGTGGACAATATACAGTTAAACAGATAAATGAGATAACTTTAGATCTTGATAGATCAATTAGGCAAGGCCTCTCTAAAGAGCTATTTGAACTGTAAGACCTAAATATCAAGAAGATGAAGAGCCAAGGAAGTGTATCCTGAAAATTAGACACGTGGTG
The sequence above is a segment of the Bos mutus isolate GX-2022 chromosome 1, NWIPB_WYAK_1.1, whole genome shotgun sequence genome. Coding sequences within it:
- the STX19 gene encoding syntaxin-19, with protein sequence MKDRLPELKQRTKETELSKDKDVPTTEAEEQGVFLQQAVIYEREPVAERHLHEIQKLQESINNLTDNVQKFGQQQKSLVASMRRFSLLKKESSIAKEIKIQAEHINRGLDDLVKEVKKSEDESGPSSVVTRILKFQHAAMFRHFQQTMFTYNDTIAAKQEKCRTFIFRQLEVAGKELPEEEVNDMLHQGKWEVFNESLLTEISITKAQLSEIEQRHKELVNLENQIKDLRDLFIQISLLVEEQGESVNSIEMIVNGTKEYVNTTKEKFGLAVKYKKRNPCKILCCWCCPCCG